The following nucleotide sequence is from Phycisphaerae bacterium.
GACGCCGAGGTTCATCTCGTCGTCTCCCCTTACGGACGCAGGTTGTTTCTGGATGAGATGGCGATTGCCGACCCGACTCCGGAGCGACTCATCGGCGCGGAGTTGGCTGAACGGGTCGTCGTCCACCCTTATCGCGACGTGGGAGATCAGCTTGCCTCCGGCTCGTTTCTCACCGATGGCATGATCATCTGCCCATGCAGCAGCAACACGCTCGGCGAAGTGGCTGCGGGCCTCGGCGGGAATCTCATCGCTCGCGCCGCGGCTGTTCACCTCAAGGAATCACGGCGGCTGATCTTGGTTCCGCGCGAGATGCCGGTATCGCAAATCGAACTAGAGAGCATGTTGCGCATCTCTCGCGCCGGCGGCATCATTTGCCCTGCCGCACCAGGTTTCTACATGATTCCGAAGAAGATCGACGACCTGGTGGACTTTGTCGTTGGAAAGTTGCTCGATCTTGTCGGCCTGCCACATAATCTGAAAACTCGTTGGATCCCGCCCACAGCAGCCGCAGACAGTGCCGAATGCGAGGCCAGCGACTGACATGCGCCGTGTCCTTGCCAAAAAAAGCCGCGAGGAAGCCTTAGATGCCTCCACGCGGCCTTTCATTTGAACTAATTGGTCTTCACCGGGTCCGGTGACGGAAAGCGGCAAATAAAAGTCAGATGGTCCGGCGGTGTCGACGCTTCAGTCCTGCCAAACCAAGCAACAGCAACATCGCAGTCATCGGCTCCGGCGTCACGATGATATTGTCGACCTTGCCAAGATCGCCTTCGCCGTTGTCCATCCAGAATGCCACCCACACATTCGCCTGATTACCCGGAAGATTATAGGTTGAAGTCGTCCATGTTGTTTCGTTTCGACTGCGGAGCAGCTCAACCCAGCCGCCGCCATTCCATTGCGGACCGTCTTGATTGAACCGGCGAACGCGGTTGTCGTTGGGCCCGTCGGGTGTATCGCCGGTGAAGTTGATGCTGCCGACATAATAACCCGCGACGAAGCGGTCGCCGCTCTCGGTGTTGTGCGTTTTCCATTGAAAACTCAGAACCGGATTGGCCACGCCGAGCGTGCTGACGCGAAACAGAAGTCCTGCATCGTCTTCGAATTGTCCAAATGTGATGTTCTGTGGATACACACTCGGCAGTCGCCAGACGGAAAGATCAGAATCAATCGATCCTCCGTCGCCAGCTTCGAATCGACCACCGTACCATGTCTCTTTGGCGCCCTCAGAGACCAACGGCAAACCCGGATTCTGGCTGCCTGAGAAGCTTGTGTAACCCTCGAAGTCCTCGAAGAACAGTGGCCCCGCCACGGCCTGACCGGGGGCTGATAGCGCAACAATCATGGCAAGAGGTAACGTACACACAGTAATTCTGCATGGAACGTTCACGAGAAGTTCTCCCCATGTGGTCCGCGGTTCAAGGCGGAACACAATTACAAGACACCGTCACCAATGGCTTCGCGCGGAACGTCCGCAACTTACCGACGGCATCGGCCGAAATCTGTCACAGATTCCCCCATCCCCATTTCGAACACACTCGTTTATACACCAATGGGCTGTGAAAAAGCAAGCCCAGTCTGCATTGGCATAGAACTGGCAGAAGAAATTAATGTTACGTCAGGCCGTTTGAATGACGTGGAACGATCCGATAACTGCGTTGACAATTACTTCGACTGGCGCTTCCGCCCGAAAGAGCGAATGCGATTACATTGACACATCCGGCCGGACTGAACCGATTACCGTCTGCCGCGGCGTGAGACGGGGTACTTTCCCCCAAGCCTACGTCCCGGCGGTAATGGTGCAGAACTGACAACATCTTTAGGTGTCTGAACAGAAGCGCCCGGAGTCTGTGCAGCGCCGGTCACGGCGGAGCTGGTGGGAGTTGGAGAACCGCGCCTGCCATCCTCGCCTCCGCGTGGTTCGGGCGAAGGCTCGAATCCCGGAACTTCGAGCTTCTCGACCTGTTTGTTGATCAGCATTTCGACCTCGGTCAACATTCCGCCCTGTTCAGGCGTGACGAGTGAAATGGCCTTGCCCGTCGCCCCCATGCGTGCCGTCCGACCAATGCGATGCACGTATATTTCGATGTCTTCCGGCAGATCGTAGTTAATGATGTGGGTGATTCCATGGACATCGATTCCGCGCGCCGCGAGATCGGTCGCGACGAGTATCGGAATATGATGTTTGCGAAAGCGCTCCATGATCCGTTCGCGTTTCTGCTGGACAAGATCGCCGTGTATCTCCCGCGCTTCGATTCCATCGCCGTGAAGTCGCCGGGCCAGCTTTCTGGCACCGTGTTTCGTTCGCGTGAAGATGATGACAAGTGTCGGTTTTTCATTCTCCAGAATTTTTCGGAGCAGACGATACTTGTCCCACTGATTAACGACCACATACTGCTGGGTGATGGCATCAACGGTGAGTTGGTCGCGCGACACGTTGATCTCGACCGGGTCGGTCATGAAGGACTTGCTGAGCTTCACGACTTCCGGCTCGAGCGTCGCGGAAACGAACACCGTCTGATGAGGATGCTTGATGCGCCCCAGAATGTTGCGAATGTCTTCGCGAAAGCCGATGTCGAGCATTCGGTCGACTTCGTCCAGCACGACAAAACGCAGGCCGTCCAGCTTGAGCATGCCCCGATCGAGCATATCCATCACGCGGCCCGGCGTGCCCACGATCAGATGCGGCTTCCGGCCAAGCTGGTGGATCTGCTGTGCCATGCGCGTGCCACCATAGACCGGCACACAGTGGACTTCAAGAAATTTCGCGAGCCGGCGAAGTTCCCCCAGAACCTGCACGGCCAGCTCGCGCGTCGGCGTGAGAATCATCGCCTGGAGCGGACCGGTCGGATCAATCTTCTGAAGGATGGGCAGACCAAACGAAGCCGTCTTGCCGGTTCCCGTGCGCGCCTGTCCCAGCACATCGCGACCCGAAAGCACGACGGGAATCAACTCCCGCTGAATCGGTGAGGGCTCTTTGTACTCAACGGCCTTCAGCGCGCGAAGAATCGGGATCTCGATACCAAGTTCAGCAAATGATTGTGACAGATCTGGATGGCGGTGCATCGGGTCGGAAACGCTCGTCCTTTCTTGATTGGCGGTCATGGTCCCCGCCCATACCGACTCATAATAATTTCACAGCCTCCCTCCGACAAGCCGTCAAATCCTCCGAAATCGCTTCATTATTGACCCCGCCATGTCACTCCCCAACGCACCATTTTCTCCCGCGCTCGCCACGCCATATGCTCAGATAAGGGGGGTTGCAACGTGGGGGGATATCGCGATCCGGACAGCCATGACTTCGCTGGCGGCGCCGCAAACAATGACGGTTCGCGCCGACAAAGGACGATTAATCGCACCATCTTCCGCGAGATGACGCGAACCGAACTGGAAAACGGGCCTCTCAGCTGGCTTCGACGCAGGACCCTCGTACGGTTCGGAATCCGGTTGGGAATCGATCCCTTCGAAGCGCGACTCATCGTTCGGGCCGTCGAATATGAATGCGGCCATGCTCCTAGGGCCGCGATGGACGAGTCCGATTCGCCAATCTCCACCGAATTCATTGCCGACGCACGCACCGATCCCGACGACCGCATCGGGCAATGGATGGCGGGAATCGCTGTCGTGATCGCCCTGTCGATCGGACTGGGATTCATCTTCGGACAGTAAGACCGCCAGGGCGGACATTCGCAATTACGCGGCCGCACTTCCATCAGCGAGGACGAATCGCCAGATACTCCGTGAGTTCGCTGAGCCTGCGAATGATCAGGGTCGCTTCCGACGCCCAATCGGGCGTTTCAAATCCGGGTTCGAGATACAACACCGACGTGCACCCGGCTGAATTGCCGCAGATCACATCGAATCGAAAATCGCCGACGACATAGCCTGCTCGCGGATCGACCGACAGTCTCCGGCAAATCTCGAACACGGGCTCCGGCGAAGGCTTCATCGGACCGTCTTCGCGCGTCCAGGTCAGATCAAATTCGATGTGATGGCGGCGCTGGAACAGCTCCAGCGACTGGCGCGAATTTCGCGTCATGAGTGCGACAGGATGCCCCGCGCTGCGAATTGAATGCACCGTCTCCGCCGCATGCAGTTGGAGCTGGCTGTTCTCGGCATCCTGAATCTCATGGCGGTGAAGAATGGCCTCGGCACGCATGCGCTCGGAAGGCGCAAGGCCGTCGAGCGACTCCAGAATCGGGCCGGCGGGTAGTCCGATCTCGGCGCGAATTCGATCAAAATCGAGCGACGAGACGGTCAGAGTGCCGTCCATGTCGAATATGACGACCTGACGTGAACGAGGCAGTGAGGCATCGAACGGCATCAGGCCTTGACCGGTGTTGAGCGAGCGCCCCGCGCGATCTCCGCACGCTGCTTTCGCAGCGTCTCGGGCCGGATCATCTTGTAGGCCGCGCGATTCTCAGAGAAATCGACGACTTCGACATTGGTCATGCCCGCCTCTTTCGCGGCCGCAAGGACATTCGATTTGGTCACGGTGCGTACACTCTTGGGCATGACCACCCAGATCGAGCCGTCCTCATGAAGTTCATCGGTTAGGCCCCCGAGTTGCCGCAAATCCGACGCACGATCGACGCCGAGCATCACCATATCGCAGGAGCCGTCGCCGTTCGTCTGAATCTGAATCTTCCGCGCCGAAAGTGATCGCGACAGTTCGACATCCTCAATGTTCACAATCTTGAGGACAAGCCCGTCCACGACGCCGAGCTTGTCCGCCAGCGTCTGTGGATGCTGCATGTAATCGATCCACTGATCCGTCGCGCGAAGGGGGTTCAACGTCAGCCCGACGGGGCTTCCGTGAAAATTGAAACGGATGATATCGCCATCGCGGCGCGGGTTGGTGATCTCGGCAAGGCGAAATCTGAACTTCGTCGAACCAGAAAAATCGATGTGATCCGCTTCCATGCGGACCTGGCCTTCGTACCGGTCTCGGCCGACCTGTAACTTGCAGGCTGATTCCATCGCCATGATTCGAATGTCCTTCCTTTGTTGAAACCGACCTTGCGTCTATGCCGGGCGATCTCTTAACCGAAATGCAAACCGCGCCTGGGTTCTCCGCAGCGGGGACTCCGAACCACGCGGCCACAACCCCATGCGAATCGGATACCCGTGGCCTTTCTTGCGACGGCCACGCCACCGATATCGGGGCCCATTATAACCGATCGCGCCCGGCGTACAAACGGTTTTGATGTGTAACAACCAGGCTGCGGTCGTTGAATATGCAATTACGAAAGGGATTTGTGAATTCCCGGAGCGATGCAGTTGATCGACGCGGAATCAATTCAGCAGATGGAAACTCACGCTTTCCGACCGGCGTCAGGCATCTTCTTCGCTCAGTTTCGCGACAACCGTAAAATCCTCGAGCGTTGTCACATCGCCATCGACACGGCCCTTCGTTGCGATCTCGCGCAGCAAACGCCGCATGATTTTTCCGCTGCGCGTCTTCGGAAGCGCATCGGAGAAACGAATCTCCTTCGGCCGAGCGATTGCACCGAGCGTTCTGGAAACATGCTGCTTCAGTTCGTCCTTCAACGCGTCCGTTGGCGTCTCACCGCCGCGAAGCGTCACGAATGCCGCGATCGCCTCGCCGGTCACGTCGTCGGGATACCCAATGACGGCGGCCTCCGCCACTTTGGGATGAGACACGAGCGAGGACTCGACCTCGGCGGTGCCAAGGCGATGACCCGACACCTTGATCACGTCATCCACGCGGCCGGTGATCCAGAAATAGCCGTCCTCGTCGCGCCGCGCTCCATCGCCCGTGAAATAGGTGTTCTTGATTTCCGACCAGTACTGCTTTCGGAAGCGGGCCTCGTCGCCGTAGATGCCGCGCAGCATGCCGGGCCACGGCTTGCGAATCACGAGGAACCCGCTCTCGTTCGGCTCCAGTTCCTTCCCGGTGCGATCGACGATCGCCGCATCGATGCCGAACAGCGGGAGCGTCGCCGAACCGGGCTTCGTCGGGATCGCCCCGGGCAGCGGCGAGATCAGGATGCCGCCCGTCTCCGTCTGCCACCAGGTGTCAACGATCGGACACCGGCCGCCGCCGATGTGGCTGTGATACCAGTCCCACGCCGCCGGGTTGATCGGCTCGCCCACCGTTCCCAGCAGCTTGATGCGCGACAAATCGAATTTCCTCGGCCATTCGCTGCCCTGCCGCATGAACGCCCGGATCGCCGTCGGCGCCGTGTAGAACTTGGTCACCCCATGCCGCTCGCAGATCGACCAGAACCGCCCCCAGTCCGGCCAGTTCGGCGCGCCCTCGTACATCAGATTGGTGACGCCGTTCTGCAACAGGCCGTACACGACATAGCTGTGCCCCGTGATCCAGCCGATGTCCGCGGTGCACCAGTAGACGTCGTCCGGCTTCAGATCAAAAATCAATCGAGCCGTATGCCGCGTATAAACCATGTAGCCCGCGGTCGTGTGAAGGATGCCCTTGGGCTTGCCGGTGCTGCCGCTGGTATAAAGAAGGAACAGCATGTGCTCCGAGTCGAGACGC
It contains:
- a CDS encoding UbiX family flavin prenyltransferase; amino-acid sequence: MNKRIVVAVTGASGAPYSRRLIECLARADAEVHLVVSPYGRRLFLDEMAIADPTPERLIGAELAERVVVHPYRDVGDQLASGSFLTDGMIICPCSSNTLGEVAAGLGGNLIARAAAVHLKESRRLILVPREMPVSQIELESMLRISRAGGIICPAAPGFYMIPKKIDDLVDFVVGKLLDLVGLPHNLKTRWIPPTAAADSAECEASD
- a CDS encoding PEP-CTERM sorting domain-containing protein (PEP-CTERM proteins occur, often in large numbers, in the proteomes of bacteria that also encode an exosortase, a predicted intramembrane cysteine proteinase. The presence of a PEP-CTERM domain at a protein's C-terminus predicts cleavage within the sorting domain, followed by covalent anchoring to some some component of the (usually Gram-negative) cell surface. Many PEP-CTERM proteins exhibit an unusual sequence composition that includes large numbers of potential glycosylation sites. Expression of one such protein has been shown restore the ability of a bacterium to form floc, a type of biofilm.), which translates into the protein MIVALSAPGQAVAGPLFFEDFEGYTSFSGSQNPGLPLVSEGAKETWYGGRFEAGDGGSIDSDLSVWRLPSVYPQNITFGQFEDDAGLLFRVSTLGVANPVLSFQWKTHNTESGDRFVAGYYVGSINFTGDTPDGPNDNRVRRFNQDGPQWNGGGWVELLRSRNETTWTTSTYNLPGNQANVWVAFWMDNGEGDLGKVDNIIVTPEPMTAMLLLLGLAGLKRRHRRTI
- a CDS encoding DEAD/DEAH box helicase translates to MHRHPDLSQSFAELGIEIPILRALKAVEYKEPSPIQRELIPVVLSGRDVLGQARTGTGKTASFGLPILQKIDPTGPLQAMILTPTRELAVQVLGELRRLAKFLEVHCVPVYGGTRMAQQIHQLGRKPHLIVGTPGRVMDMLDRGMLKLDGLRFVVLDEVDRMLDIGFREDIRNILGRIKHPHQTVFVSATLEPEVVKLSKSFMTDPVEINVSRDQLTVDAITQQYVVVNQWDKYRLLRKILENEKPTLVIIFTRTKHGARKLARRLHGDGIEAREIHGDLVQQKRERIMERFRKHHIPILVATDLAARGIDVHGITHIINYDLPEDIEIYVHRIGRTARMGATGKAISLVTPEQGGMLTEVEMLINKQVEKLEVPGFEPSPEPRGGEDGRRGSPTPTSSAVTGAAQTPGASVQTPKDVVSSAPLPPGRRLGGKYPVSRRGRR
- a CDS encoding HAD family hydrolase, which gives rise to MPFDASLPRSRQVVIFDMDGTLTVSSLDFDRIRAEIGLPAGPILESLDGLAPSERMRAEAILHRHEIQDAENSQLQLHAAETVHSIRSAGHPVALMTRNSRQSLELFQRRHHIEFDLTWTREDGPMKPSPEPVFEICRRLSVDPRAGYVVGDFRFDVICGNSAGCTSVLYLEPGFETPDWASEATLIIRRLSELTEYLAIRPR
- a CDS encoding DUF3052 family protein, which encodes MAMESACKLQVGRDRYEGQVRMEADHIDFSGSTKFRFRLAEITNPRRDGDIIRFNFHGSPVGLTLNPLRATDQWIDYMQHPQTLADKLGVVDGLVLKIVNIEDVELSRSLSARKIQIQTNGDGSCDMVMLGVDRASDLRQLGGLTDELHEDGSIWVVMPKSVRTVTKSNVLAAAKEAGMTNVEVVDFSENRAAYKMIRPETLRKQRAEIARGARSTPVKA
- the acs gene encoding acetate--CoA ligase — its product is MSSQAAGAGHTPPAVRTYPPPPGFAAQAHIQSWEAYQTTHQRSIENLDEYWSEAAAENHFFKKWDRVLQWNPPFARWYVGAETNISYNCLDYQIERGRGDHPAIIWEGEPCGDDGEPKEIRRLTYAQLKTETCRFANALRMLGVHKGDRVTIYMPMTPELVIAMLACARIGAPHSIIFGGFSAQAIADRVQDADSHIIITADGGYRRGSVVPLKANVDEACGLTDLVRKVVVLQRTGEKVNWVDGRDVWWHDVVRGVSTDCEAERLDSEHMLFLLYTSGSTGKPKGILHTTAGYMVYTRHTARLIFDLKPDDVYWCTADIGWITGHSYVVYGLLQNGVTNLMYEGAPNWPDWGRFWSICERHGVTKFYTAPTAIRAFMRQGSEWPRKFDLSRIKLLGTVGEPINPAAWDWYHSHIGGGRCPIVDTWWQTETGGILISPLPGAIPTKPGSATLPLFGIDAAIVDRTGKELEPNESGFLVIRKPWPGMLRGIYGDEARFRKQYWSEIKNTYFTGDGARRDEDGYFWITGRVDDVIKVSGHRLGTAEVESSLVSHPKVAEAAVIGYPDDVTGEAIAAFVTLRGGETPTDALKDELKQHVSRTLGAIARPKEIRFSDALPKTRSGKIMRRLLREIATKGRVDGDVTTLEDFTVVAKLSEEDA